The proteins below are encoded in one region of Methylocystis rosea:
- a CDS encoding site-specific integrase translates to MEISDQTTCLDTYFASFEESLSSRNYKPETLTNYRYLLRRFGRLLEAEGIAPSALTPDLAVALGRRLPATPKSQVKTPNLARLFVAHLIEIGVATRPPLTPAQAERHVLLGNFETYLLRQRGLSPRSVYHVLRFADRFLHHRFGDHMLDLPTLNARDVVAFMEHLLKRPFRDKTPATHLRSFFQYLFAQGLTTTNLSLCVPRAHKPWGARLPRYLSPGEVEAVLASVRTNPRHGSRDYAMLLLMARLGLRAPEVIAIQLDDIDWRAGELLVRGKGQRHDRLPIPPDVGEAIIRYLQEERTSTTTRTLFVTHRAPNRPFKDGQVINAILKEAFAATGVKPPTPYVGSHVLRHSLATNMVRAGASLEEIGDLLRHRSRATTMIYAKLDADGLRSIAQPWPVAEVAR, encoded by the coding sequence ATGGAAATATCCGACCAGACTACCTGCCTCGATACCTACTTCGCATCGTTCGAGGAAAGCCTTTCATCCAGAAACTACAAACCCGAGACCCTGACGAATTACCGCTACCTGCTTCGACGCTTCGGTCGCTTGCTCGAAGCCGAGGGCATTGCGCCGTCAGCGTTGACTCCAGACCTTGCTGTCGCGTTGGGGCGGCGGTTGCCGGCCACACCAAAGAGCCAGGTCAAGACTCCCAATCTTGCCAGGCTGTTCGTTGCGCACCTCATTGAGATAGGAGTGGCGACACGACCACCACTTACGCCCGCGCAGGCCGAACGCCACGTACTGCTTGGCAACTTCGAAACCTATCTTCTGCGGCAGCGCGGCCTCAGCCCTCGCTCGGTCTATCATGTACTCCGCTTCGCGGATCGCTTTCTCCATCATCGCTTCGGCGACCATATGCTCGATTTGCCGACGCTGAATGCCCGGGATGTCGTGGCGTTTATGGAGCACCTTCTCAAGCGCCCGTTCCGCGACAAGACACCAGCAACGCATCTGCGCAGCTTCTTCCAGTATCTGTTCGCACAGGGCCTCACGACCACAAATCTATCGCTGTGCGTCCCCAGGGCTCACAAACCTTGGGGTGCAAGGCTCCCTCGCTATCTGTCGCCGGGTGAGGTAGAGGCCGTTCTGGCCTCGGTGCGCACCAATCCACGGCATGGCTCCAGGGACTACGCAATGCTGTTGCTGATGGCACGCCTTGGCCTGCGCGCGCCAGAGGTCATCGCTATCCAGCTGGATGACATAGACTGGCGCGCCGGTGAACTGCTGGTTCGCGGAAAAGGGCAGCGCCATGACCGACTGCCGATCCCGCCAGACGTGGGCGAAGCGATCATCCGGTATCTACAGGAGGAGCGAACCTCAACGACCACGCGCACGCTGTTCGTGACGCATCGGGCACCAAACCGTCCGTTCAAGGACGGCCAAGTCATCAACGCCATTTTGAAGGAGGCGTTCGCGGCGACGGGCGTGAAGCCGCCGACACCCTACGTGGGATCGCATGTTCTGCGCCACAGCCTGGCGACGAACATGGTTCGCGCCGGCGCCTCGTTGGAAGAGATCGGCGATCTGCTGCGGCATCGATCGCGGGCTACGACGATGATCTACGCGAAGCTTGATGCGGATGGCCTGCGTTCCATAGCCCAGCCTTGGCCGGTCGCGGAGGTGGCACGATGA